The DNA sequence GTTGCAAACTGACTCAGTTTGCAACTTGACATCAtctacaacatttttttaaatatctttaattattaaatatgcaCACAAATGCATatagcttttttttcttttcttttaaatatttttttaaatattcttaattatcactatatatatgtctacGTGAGTGAGTGGACATATTTGGTGGGCATATTTAGACgtcataccatcattttcttaaaaaaaataaaaatacaaagtcGATATgtcaaaaacatctcataacTTGAGCGCATGAAcacaagatttaaaaaaaaaaaaaaaaaaactaaagatggaaaattttagaagaaaaatggcTATGCTTCAAGCATAAGAGTTGTAATTCGTGTTTGGTTATAAATGAGTTAATACTAATTCAACTCTGAATAACTAATAGGTTCATATCAATCCGATAAAATCGGCCGATATGCTTCCGGCCGAATGTTTCAATCGGATTTGTATCATATGGATTCATGTCTCCATACTTCTTCAAATACATAATAggtaaacttatttttcttctttaacaCTCACGATATATCGTAACCGTATACATATagtatttaacaaaaaatatatttatcatccatTTTATCATCACcatctcatcatctcataaggtgacattaaatgataagttcacaagtgaaacataatatataatctccaattatctaatgtcacattatgagatgattaaaagatgatgaaaaacttgatgatgagtagcattatttagtattaaataGATCATTAGACATTGACAATATACATAagattagatatatattataaagttaaaatattatttaaatttataaagattCAACTCTTGATTGagatactaaaaaaataagctagctattttagaaattgaaatAAGGAAACATCAATCTCAGTGAAATTCGACTATTCTCTTGCAGTAGTCCGTCATAAATAATGAggttatttgattttctttctgaAAATGATTCTAAGGATCTCAATTATTGGATTTGGgagattttaagtttttaagaaATTCTCTTGTGGTTGTTTGTGGCTTTATTAATATCTGGTGGCAAAAAGATCATTAAAATTTGGACAATGCTAAGGGGCCCCACCCAGCATGTACTATTGGGCATGACTCTAGTcgatttctattttctttcctttttctttcaacatagttaaatattttttaaaacaagaatacACACATTTATTGGTAGTCACTTTtgtaatcattaaaaaaaattaaaatacataaacgtTCAAATTGATCGGACAAACTCAGGGAGCTacttagcatttttcttaaaatttattcaCGAGCCATTAAggcccgtttggataatgaaagtgtttcatctcatcataacaattttcttaaattttcacacaaaatataataaacaaatcaaaattttcaaattataaaataataataatattaaaaaataatttttttttcaactttcaatttacaattttcatttcatctcaactcaatatctaaatggCTCCTTAACTTTTAAAGATATGTCATGGTTATTGTGAAAATGAACCAATCTTAATAATGTTATTATGAGAATGACATATCAAATAAGCATATTAGTCCAGATTTGCAAATATTCTCCAAAGCTGAACCATCTGCTATTTGTAGATGACAATTTATTAGTTTGTAGGGCTACTTTGCAAACTAATCTCAATATTCAACACATTCTTGAGGTTTATGAGCAAGCTTCCGGACAAAAAGTGAATAAAGCAAAAATTGTCATGgtttttagtaaaaatgtgAAGTCTATACAACAAGCTGagattttatctttttgggGGGTTCAACATTATGAGAAATATCTAGGTTTGCTACCAATGTTTGGTAAGAATAAGAAACAATCATTTGCTGATATTAAATCTAAAGTTTGGCAGAAACTTAAAGGGTAGAAAGAAAAGCTTTTGTCTCAAGGGGGCAAGGAATATCTTATAAAAGCTGTAGCTTTAGCTATGTCCTCTTTCTCTATGAGCTGCTTTAAATTATCTGTCAATTTGTGCATGGAACTTGAGAACATGATGGCTAAGTTCTGGTGGGgtcagaaaaagaaagaaaataaaataaggtgGGTGAGTTGGAGAAAAATGTGTGCTGCTAAAACAAAAGGAGAGCTTGGTTGTAAAGATTTACAAACTTTTAATCTTGCCTTACTTGCTAAACAAGGATGGCGTATTATAAATGAGTCAGATTCTCTGTTGCATCAGATGTACAAggctaaatattttccttcatgTGATTTTAAGGATGCCAATCTTGATCCTAACCCTTCCTTTGCTTGGAGAATTTGGGAAGCAAGAGCTTATCTGATGAGGGGTTGCAAGTGGAGAGCAGGGGATGGTAAGTCCATTAATATCTGGTATGATTCATGGTTGCCCAATCAGGATTCGATTCCTAAGCCTCTATTTCCTCAGTGTAGTGTGGAAGTTGAAACTGTGGATTCTCTAATTGATGATACTACTCATTGGTGGAAGATTGATTTTGTTAGATGGTTGCTGCCTCCTAAAGAAACTTCTAAAGTTTTACAGATAAATTTGGGTTCTTATCCACGAGAGGATAGACTAATATGGAAttgtgataaaatggaatgttTACAATGAAAAGTGcctataagtttttttattctctGAAGTTCAATAGCAATGAGAGAGAAAGTTCCAATGCTCTATCTCATTATTCCCTCTGGAAGAAACTATGGAAATTACATATTCCAAATAGAGTTAAAGTGTTTTCTTGAAGGGCTCTTAAAGATGGGCTACCCACTTTAcacaatctgaaaaaaaaaagaaggtggtATCAGTAGATGTATGAAAGTTCTGTCAAAATAATCTTGAGGATACAAGTCATGCACTTGTTTTCTGTTCTTGGTTGAGGCCTTATTGGAAGAAGCAGTTCAGTTTTATGGATTTAGATGGTGAACAAGAGGATGTTTTGCTAGTCTCTCAGAAGATTTTACAGACTGGTATTGCTGGCAGCTTAGAAAAAATCTTCCTTATGGCTTGGGTCTTTTGGCACAGAAGGAACCTATTTTTATATGGAGTTGTTCAAAGTCCTGCTCTCTCTATGGAACATGTTTTACTTCTCTATAAAGAATATGATGAATCCCATAAATCCTCTTCTCAAGCTCTGGACATGAATTATAAGTGGCACCCTCCTCCAGCTGCAGCTTTAAAATTAAACACCGATGGTGCTATTTTTGCAGACTTATCTTCTTCAGGCATTGGTGTGATCTTAAGAGATTCTCAAGGCAAAGTTCTACTATCAACAAGTGGTAGAGAGATTGTTGTGCAAGATCCTATTGAAGTCGAATTACTTGTCATTTTGAGGGGTCTGCAGCTATGCATTCCAATGGGTATATCAAAGTTAATTGTGGAATCAGATTCTCTTCTAAGTGTTCAAGCAATTCAAAACATGAAGGAACCTATGTCAATGCAGGGCAAcctaatatatgctatcaaggATCTAATGACACTTCTTCCTAATGTCTCAGTCCAACATGCTAATCAATTGTCAAATAGAACTGCTGATGGTTTGGCTAAGCATGCACGGTTTCAGGATACTTTAGCAGTTTGGGAGATCATATTCCTGATCCTATTGCTCTAATTGTTGAGTTTGAAATGGTGTAGTctgattttctattttctgttaCATAGTTTTATGGGTATTTAGCTATGTAATTTGTTTTCCAGTTTAACTAATGAATACAGTTAtggtttccataaaaaaaaaaaaaaaaaaaagcagattAGTCAGATGATCAAACCGTGTCTTATTTGAGTTGGTCCAAAGATGACAATTAGGATATAGTCAAGTTAAATTCGAGTTCGTGTTAAATTAATccaagtttttttattaaactcaaCACTTATCCGCCTAttgttttgtattattttattgtcaaatTTGCAGATTGTGTTAGGATTAGTAACAATAGCTAGCTATTAGCTTATGCGCATAATCAGATCATAAGATCATGTACTACCTTCTTATGATCTGAGAGGCTTATActactttctttctttaaaagTAGAAAGTCGTGCTCAATTAATtaggacatatatatatatatatacacacatacatacattaataatgctacatatagttgTGAAGTACACAAACGTCAcgcaattcttttgaaaaagagtggggttcactattataaaattagttttttttatcatgtggaTCCcgtctttacatttttttaaaggaattaCGCGGTGTTTGCGCATTCCATGACTACAAATaccatttttctatatataattatagaaaatattacCCACGCATTtactaacataaataaaataaataagaataatcTCAGTCAAATATTAAGGTAAGATATCTTATAGATataggtctcgtttatttttgtatataagatgagataagataagatgaattgagataaaagttaaaaattgaataaaatattgttagaatgtatttttttaatattatttttgttttaaaatttgaaaaagttaaattatttattttattttgtgtgaaaatttaaaaaaattgtaataattagatgagatgagataaaaagtttgtgaaagtgaacGACAAATTATACGAGTCATTCTATTATCAAGTCGGTATGTAGAGCGTACCTTCCAgatcacttaaatgataaaatttgatttgtaaaattcagattttaaaaattattttctaaattaaattatattatgtaagcATTTTATTAGATGTATTCTACATATTGACTTGAGAAtaagattttttcaattatatatgcCTAAAACTAATTTCAGATAAAAGAAATACATGAGACAAgctttgttttaaaataaattaaataaaggaaaatgcttaagCCACCGATTATTTGTCCCGAGAGATTCCATCGATTcgtttttttaacttaatggttaatgaaatgttttttaatgaatttgtaatttttttaacaaaatatttaaagtgattttaaaaaatgcttgaaaaaaacatataaaataaaaaagtaattttacactTATTGGTGAGAACTGGGGACGATCTCTTGGTTAAATAAAATAGCTAGCTTATTGTAAACTGATTGAGGTGGCATTTCCTGACTTTGCCATGTCAGCCCATCATGagtatcactatatatatatatatatatttatttatttatttattaatgctAGATGAAAGTAATAGAGAAATTTTACATAtgccttttataaaaaagtatatctCACTGAAAAAAGATTTTCGTTAAGTGGAGTCTTTTTTAATGGATGATTCTTCCACCCCAGTGTAGTATGCTGTTTTGTAATTGAATACTGCTTTTTGAACCGATTAAGTACCGATGCTTTTGTCCGatgctttttttaaaaaaaaaaaattcttagtaattaaagaattgaatattattgaatttatgtattttttataaaaaaaatatttaaagattttaaaaaagagaaatacttgtGTACAGAAGTAAAACATGttccatattaaaaaaaattttaatagtagatctcaattttttttaaagcgactatACGGTATTTGTGTACTCTacaactgtatataatattatttttaaaaaaatatttaaaagaaaaagaaaaaacattgaaaTTGAACTTATCGGTCAGATTATCGGTTGGGACGTCGGTAGAACTAGCATAATCCTTTGTAATTTACGTAGGCCATTTCACACTTGCATATGTGATGATTTTGTCGCCCGACATAGGATTTGAATGCATGACTATAAACTAGACGAGCGGGCTTACAACGAATTATATGTCTTGATCAGACAGAAACAGAGAGCACCTTCAGCAACTGTTCAGCAGAATCAtcagcaatctctctctctctctcaggtaCTTTCATtatacttttcttcttttgttctcTACGTCCATCTTTAAATGGAGTTTCTGCTAGTTACGGTCGATCTTCTTTCCTCTGGCATAGTTTCACTCCAGCTTTCATCCATGTTCTTCTTATTCTCCTATGGTGATCATTGGCTATGACCATTTAATAGAAGTTCAAGTCTCAAGTCCATTGTTGCAACTTGGGCATCGAGCAATCATTACGAAACATAATGAGAACATTTTCTTGCCATACCATGCTTGAATAcggagattattatttttatgtatatgaTATCAAATATCCATTTCGCAGAAAAGTCTGTGCTTGCCAAGTCACGGGTTGTATCAACGGCCAGCAATCTGGCGGAGGAACTGGGTCTTGTTTGCAACATGTTTGAATAAATGCCCGACTCAGTTCgtgttttgtgaattttttatattttgagtctGAGCCTAGTGAATGCCTGTCCATTTTTATATTTGGTTCTTTACTTTACTCTCCGTTTCATATGGGAGAGCTGGGAGTGGCGCTATTTGAACTAAAGCTCATCTTCTCATAAACTGGTGCGGCTGGATTTGTTAAAGAGATTTCCTATCAGATCAAGTGAATGGTTTGTCATAGTTAGGGCTTGGTCTTCTTTGGTTGAGAGGGGAAGAATTTAAATTCTAAGGAGCTTGCACTGCACTCAGTAATATGCTTTTTTCAGGAAAGATTTTTGTAACTAATGGTCTGGCTCTGCATGTCAAATGATGCCCCTGATAGTCTAATGACTACTGTGTACCATTTACCTTTTCTATAAGATCTGAAAAGTTTCATTCTCTCAGCAGTCTTGAAGATTTTGCTCAAGAAACCGAACACGCTCCTTTCTCCAATTCAACGTGCCCGAGAGCTGAACCATGAAACCTCTGCAACTTCTTCTTTCCTCAACTTGGAATAATCTCAAGCAAAGGCCATGTTTGTATCCTTACCAATTTCAGCGGGGACCTCAGTGGTGTGCTGGTATGTCAAAAAATTGCTTCCGTAGGCTATGTCTTAAAGTATCCTCACATTACATTTGATGCCACATCAAGCGATGATGATGAAGGATGATGGCCAAAAGGATGATGATTAATATGTTTGGTTGTCTCTTATTATGTTTGGTTGACCAAGTTAAAATTGGTCTAAAGCtactttaacaaaaaaatatttttccatgatTGGTTATATCTGAAATTATTGCACCGTTTTTAGTAgtattgctgattttttttgcCTCGTAGCAATTAGATTACGAATATCTTGCACCTCACTTTTAAGATATCAATGCAAAAAGAAAGCACAATAGTATGTGTTCTCTAAATGCACTCTGCCGTTCATCAGtaattcagtatttttttttcatttaatcagttatccaataaccaaaaaataatcCGAAACAAATGTTCACTTAATCACAACTGTACTTTCctcttagattttttatttatttatttattggcacCAAGTGTCTAAGAACAgtatcccgactaatcccgggggtgcataggccctcAAGAAACTTTCCTCTTAGATATATTAATGAGGATACTCTTCTGGCCTAACTGATTAGCTCCTGAAGCCAAAATTGTCCTGCATGTATTGAGATAATAATTCTAATCAATTGTAGTGATTTTCATTGAATGCTTTATCAATACATTAACccctttcattattttttttaatctcattcattaatttcttgaatttttttgataggtgtAGGCCTTATActgtcatgactcatgagtaGGGGCCATGAGGCCATTTAGGGGCTCTATTGTGTTGCAGTAGAAACAACATCAGATTTaggtcttgtttggttacacagatgagatgagatgagatgagaaatttgtgaatagtagtgaaatggtttgtgttaagatgttttatggggttttgggaaaggagagaaaaaaaattgaataaaaatattataaagttaaaatattgttagaatattattttgttttgggatttgaaaaagttgaattgtcttttgtgttttgtttggaagtttgggaaagttgtaatgattaggtatgattagatgaaaaagttaaaaatttgaaatttgaaattgaatagtgtttgtgtttaaatggtgtttgaatgttgagatcaaatgagatgagatggactgagatgggttgagaccatctgtgaaaccaaacggggccttagtcCTTTAATTTTGTATTAGGTATTCAATTTGTTCGTATTTTTATTGTGCTTTCTGTTTGCTAGGTGGTTTTTATCAACAATCTAGAAAAGTTATGGACCTGTCGGGTTTGACTGTTATACCTTTGCCTAATTCTTCAAGGAGAATCGACAAAAAGATTGTAGAGACTGATTGTCATGCTAAACGGTAATTAAATCTCATCTGTACATTGTTCTATATCGTTTATTTCAATGTTATGGATATTTTCTTCTACATAACATATGTGGATGTTGCATGGTTTATCTAATAATGCAAATAATGCAAAAACTGTATGTCCCTAACAATGGTCATGGAAGTGAGATACAAAATCTATCACCATCATATTCCATTATATTTCAGTGAAATGCATCATTTATGTTCATGAATGATGAACTTTCTTTTTGGGGCATTGCAACTTCGACAACTCTCCTAACTTATGACGCACAGTCTTCTTTCAGGTTATCAATCGATAACAGAAGTATCACATAAGTGTAACCCTGAAAGTGATTTTTTGTCCTTCATCAACTCCACTTTAGATGAGATTGAAGGTATTGAATTTGTTTCCTATGATATATTTCCTTTTTCCACTTCAGTAATGTAAGGATTGTTGTTcatggaaaaaatattatatcttctcagtttttcaatttttcttgtaaagtatggagatttttttttactagggATGGttagttttatatgattttcCCTTCCATATCTAGCATGGTAGTGCTGTTGTTTTGCATATCTGCAGAATGGGGTTGAATCCTTTTATCAGTGTTGGGCTGATTCTTAATTTTGATGAGCCATGCAGTTTTATTAGTAGCTCTTTCATGCTTGGATGAATCATTGTGCTTTCTATACTTAGTGTATTTTTTCTCACTAATACATCAGCCTTTTTTGTTCATTGCCATTGCTATTTATGGACCAAATATGCACAATTCTAAGCTTGTCAAGTGAAATTCAGAGTGATAGTGTATGATAATTGTCATTGCTACTTTTACTTGGATATTTGAACAATTAAAATTTCAAGATCTTTGAATTAGTTTCCATGATTCTTATGTTTTACCTCAACTAGAGCAAGTCATTAAAAATTTGGCAGACGCCTGCATTCTTTTCTCTTAGGCctgatttgtttttacaaaccatctcatatcatctaatcaattcaactttcccaaactcccaaacaaaatacaaaaaacaattcaactttttcaaatctaaaaaaatatatatatatatatatatatatagaaaaactcgGGGGAGAAACCACTGTAGTGGGAGCAGCCACTGCACACCCTACGTGACATAAGTAAAATGACGAAAAACACCCTACAACATTCATCTCTCAAATTCGAAATTACTATAGATTGAGAgagctaatgagagagagagaccgagatgtGAGAGagtgacgatgagagagagagcggagatgagagagatgatgatagagagagagaggagatgagagagaggaccgagatgagagagagagagagagagagagagtgacgatGAGAGAGACCGAGATGGATGAGAGAgctcgagatgagagagagagtgacgatGGGAGAGACtgagatgagtgagagagctcgagatgagagagagcggagtGACGATGGGAGAGACtgagatgagtgagagagctcgagatgagagagagcggagatgagagagagagccgaggagagagagacgatgagagagagagtcgatctTATGAGAGAGAgtctaggagagagagagagagatgatgagagagagagttgagatgagagagagacgaagagaGAAGCCGTCTGgtgcaaaaccaaaaaaaaaaaaaaatggaccaGAAGCATccacttagggcaggtttgggacatcaaacaaaacacaaaattctcatctcatctcatatcatcattacacatttttcaaatccccatacaaaatataataaacaattcaacttttttaaatctcaatacacctttttcaaatcccaatacaataataatattaaaacttaatattttaaacttcaaaacaaaacacaaaattctcatctcaccccccaaacctacccttagtgTGTGCACCGCTACAATGGATGCTATATAGAagaactcatatatatatatatatatatatatattctaacaatattttattcaacttttaactttcatctcatctcatctcatcctatctcatccatgtaaccaaacgaggccttagtttTTACTCGTATAAGTTTGAGAAGCCACTGAATTCCTGACCAAACATTCATTGTTTTCCTCATTCATCAATATAGTTTCTGTAAATTACTGCCTAAAGGTGTTGGCAAACCGGTTAAGGACAGTGGTGGGAAATTTGGTAGTTGAtactcaaaatgcctttgttggAGGAAGGGAAATTTTGCCTAATTTCTAATTGCCAAAAAATGTTTGCATGGTGGGATTAGAAGCAGGATTACAAGTTGAACTTGcaaaatgaaaactaaaaagCTATGACCCAGTTAATTGGTGTTatttgatgatatatatgttaGGTGTGGTTTTTTGCAATTGATGACAAGGATGGCTTAAGTGTATTTTCACATTCAAATTCTCCAATTCAGTGAACAAACACTATGGATATGGAGATCGAAAGTCaacattttgttcatttttgttATGGATGTTGTTAGAAAGTTGCTACTATCAGCAATTGCGGGTGGATACATTTATAGATTTTAGTTTGGGGTCTTTGCTAATGACATATTAGGTTGCCACTTGGGTCATCTTTCATGGCAGGCACATAATGTATTAAAGTATTTGAGTAGAGAATAGATTTGCTGAGTGGAAGAGGTGTAGAGCATTTTGTGTAGTTTACCTACATATAGTTGAAAAAATAGACGAAGAAGTAGAGAAGGTGAGACATGTGGGAAGACAAGAGAGATAACAACTGACAGAAAGAAAGGACCCAAAATTATAGTTCCCAATCTCCTGAGCATATTATTTATACTAGAATAGAACAATTACAACTACATAAATACCATCCAGTCCAACAAAGCTAATTATGACAATGTTACTATTCATCAACAaatatttcctttctttcttttctctttttttgataagtaacataTTTCCTTTCTCAATGTACCATGTCAATATTTCTTGATGTTAGGATAAGAAGATACAAGgagacttttttcttttcttttctttttcttttctctctcttttttttttttttttttttcccactggGGGACTGGTTGCTAGGAAGAAACAGAGTACGTTTCACTAGGTTTAATTGCCGTAATGTTTTTGGTTTCATAGAGTAGCCAGATCATTTGTGGTGGTATGTAGTTTTGGTAAAACATCTCTAAGAAAATTTTTTGGGTATGTTtagttacaaatatttttcaaaattttgtaaagttttTTGAAAGATTTGAAAATTCCAAACCAAACATCTTGaaatctcaaagaaaaaaaaattatatttcaacttttcaacttttccGCCAATGATTCCCCAAacacaaatatcaaaacatcttttacaaactccaaaacaaaaaaaaattatattcaaacggCTTTTCAACTCCACCTACCCACTTTCACAAACTccaatataaaacttatttaaaaaaaaaaacaaatcaaaatttaccctccttttccaaaatccaataaagaacacatctaaaaaaaatctaaaatattcttaaaatttttcataaccAAACATACCAAGTATGtctgtatcatatatatagtttagTTCCGGTATATGCCTTTTCTTGCTTCGCTCACTTATTCAATTGCTTGACATATTATTGGGCAGGACCCTGTCATTGTTGGCTAAATACATTCAGGGAAAACAAGGACTCCTTCAAGACGGGTGCAACCTTATTGGTTCT is a window from the Juglans regia cultivar Chandler chromosome 7, Walnut 2.0, whole genome shotgun sequence genome containing:
- the LOC108987311 gene encoding uncharacterized protein LOC108987311, coding for MDLDGEQEDVLLVSQKILQTGIAGSLEKIFLMAWVFWHRRNLFLYGVVQSPALSMEHVLLLYKEYDESHKSSSQALDMNYKWHPPPAAALKLNTDGAIFADLSSSGIGVILRDSQGKVLLSTSGREIVVQDPIEVELLVILRGLQLCIPMGISKLIVESDSLLSVQAIQNMKEPMSMQGNLIYAIKDLMTLLPNVSVQHANQLSNRTADGLAKHARFQDTLAVWEIIFLILLL